The following proteins are encoded in a genomic region of Desulfosporosinus youngiae DSM 17734:
- the ligA gene encoding NAD-dependent DNA ligase LigA, protein MQDDLERLAALRKNLEEANKQYYELDQPRITDAEYDALLRELLELEAKHPDWVTPDSPTQRVGGAVAKEYTKVRHLEPLLSLDNAFAPGDLREFDRRVRQAAPAAEYVVELKIDGLTVALTYEDGLLVRGATRGDGAVGEDITANVKTVGSIPLRLNKTVPRLNVRGEGYMPKASFARLNQEREEEGLSTFANPRNAAAGSLRQLNSRITAERKLDYFAYQVLSARELELHNQIDVLTYLKEQGFMVNPEYKLFSDIEEVIAYCEQMTAERHNFPYDIDGLVIKVNEFDLQQELGFTAKSPRWAISYKFPAEQVETVVEDIVLRVGRTGVLTPTAVLQAVSVAGSTVSRATLHNLDNIREKDIRIGDHVLIHKAGDVIPEVIRALPEKRSGAERLFEMPELCPECQSPVSREEGEAAYRCQSISCPAQQREGIIHFVSRDAMGIDGLGPAVVQQLLDAGLIKDAADLYALTFEDLIPLERMGKKSAENLLKAIADSKERGLAPLIFALGIRHTGVKAGKILAQTFGSMEKLQEATFEELQAIPDIGPGMAESLVQFFGLESTARFLQKMRAAGVKMTAGASAKPQLLAGKSIVVTGSLERWERREIETLIEEYGGKAASSVSKKTAFVVAGEKAGSKLVKAQGLGVPILTEEEFEELIKH, encoded by the coding sequence GTGCAGGATGATCTTGAGCGCCTGGCAGCGCTGCGCAAAAATCTGGAAGAGGCCAATAAACAATATTACGAGCTGGATCAGCCCCGCATCACGGATGCGGAATATGATGCTCTGCTGCGTGAGCTTCTGGAATTGGAGGCTAAGCATCCGGATTGGGTTACCCCGGATTCACCCACTCAGCGGGTTGGGGGAGCGGTAGCTAAAGAGTATACAAAAGTCCGGCATTTGGAACCTCTCCTTAGTTTAGATAATGCCTTTGCTCCGGGAGATTTGAGGGAATTTGACCGACGGGTCCGGCAAGCTGCTCCTGCGGCAGAATATGTGGTGGAACTGAAAATTGACGGCTTGACTGTGGCTCTGACCTATGAGGATGGGTTGCTGGTGCGTGGAGCTACTCGGGGAGATGGAGCTGTGGGAGAAGATATTACGGCCAATGTCAAAACCGTAGGATCAATTCCCCTGCGCTTGAACAAGACGGTTCCCAGGTTAAATGTCCGGGGAGAAGGGTACATGCCTAAAGCCTCTTTCGCCCGGTTGAATCAGGAACGTGAAGAAGAAGGGCTATCCACCTTTGCTAATCCCCGCAATGCCGCAGCAGGGTCATTGCGTCAGCTGAATTCCCGAATCACGGCTGAGCGCAAGCTGGACTATTTTGCCTATCAGGTTTTATCGGCCCGAGAATTAGAATTACATAACCAAATTGACGTGCTTACCTATTTAAAAGAGCAGGGTTTTATGGTCAACCCTGAATACAAGCTATTTAGCGACATTGAAGAGGTCATAGCTTATTGTGAACAAATGACAGCGGAGCGTCATAATTTTCCCTATGATATCGACGGTTTAGTCATAAAAGTCAATGAATTTGACCTGCAGCAGGAGCTGGGCTTTACGGCTAAAAGTCCCCGCTGGGCCATTTCCTATAAATTTCCGGCAGAGCAAGTGGAAACCGTTGTTGAAGATATTGTCCTTCGAGTAGGACGGACAGGAGTTTTAACCCCAACAGCGGTCTTGCAGGCGGTGTCTGTGGCAGGCTCCACAGTAAGCCGTGCCACCCTTCATAATCTGGATAATATCCGCGAAAAAGATATTCGGATTGGAGACCACGTACTCATCCATAAGGCGGGGGATGTGATTCCCGAGGTTATCAGAGCTCTGCCGGAAAAACGCAGCGGCGCGGAAAGGCTCTTTGAAATGCCCGAGCTTTGTCCCGAGTGCCAGAGTCCGGTTTCCCGTGAGGAAGGGGAGGCAGCCTATCGCTGCCAAAGTATCAGCTGTCCCGCTCAACAACGGGAGGGGATTATTCATTTCGTCTCTCGCGATGCTATGGGGATTGACGGACTGGGACCGGCGGTTGTTCAACAGCTCCTGGATGCGGGCTTGATCAAAGATGCCGCTGATCTCTATGCCCTAACCTTTGAGGATCTGATTCCTTTAGAACGGATGGGAAAAAAATCTGCCGAAAACTTACTGAAGGCTATTGCCGACAGCAAAGAGCGTGGCTTAGCTCCTTTGATTTTTGCTCTGGGCATTCGTCATACAGGAGTAAAAGCAGGGAAAATCCTGGCTCAAACCTTTGGTTCCATGGAAAAGCTGCAGGAGGCGACGTTTGAGGAGCTGCAAGCCATACCGGATATAGGGCCGGGGATGGCGGAAAGTTTGGTACAGTTTTTTGGCTTGGAAAGTACGGCGCGGTTTCTGCAGAAAATGCGTGCTGCGGGAGTGAAGATGACCGCCGGAGCATCCGCGAAGCCCCAGCTATTGGCCGGTAAAAGCATTGTGGTGACGGGTTCTCTGGAGCGCTGGGAGCGGCGTGAGATTGAGACCCTTATTGAAGAGTATGGCGGCAAGGCGGCGAGCAGTGTCAGTAAGAAGACTGCTTTCGTCGTTGCCGGGGAGAAGGCCGGATCAAAGCTGGTGAAAGCTCAAGGCCTGGGAGTACCGATCTTGACTGAAGAGGAATTTGAAGAGCTAATAAAGCATTAG